The window AAAATTATATGACCAACTTGAATTGTTATTTTATCTAGCAACTGTGATTTGAACCATTATGCATGTATTGTGATAAAAAAGATTTGATGAATACATGATGATGATTGGTTTTACCAGAAACAACTTTGACAGTTGTGTGTACTTGAGAATCAATGATGATAAAGTGATTCACTTTCCTCCTATTAAATGTGGTTGACAAGCTCATAACAAGTTCCAACAAGAAGGAAATGAAGATTCTTTAAGGTTAAGTAAAtttagaatttgaaatgaaagatctagtaaaaaaacaaaaaaaaaaacctctaTGGATGGAAATTAGGAGGGAAGGGATAAAAAGACGTTGTTCCTCAACCAATGCTAGATGCTCAACATGCATCGGTCAAACCAGTGAGCATTTCTTCGTTCACcattttatttcttcttctttcctTTTTCTCGGCATCGTCATCATCGCTTTCGATATATTTTTTAGACTTGTAAGCAGTAACTACATAGAAAACTAAGTAGAATATATCATTATCTTCCTAAGTATATATTAAACAATCGAAAATATGAAACAAAGATCAAGATCTAAGACACCAAAAACAAGTAGAGATGACAACGGAATGCATTTGAAACGAGTTGGACCTGTGAATccgttaatttttttaaatataaaataaaattttaaaaattaattaatcattaaatttatttttcaactttatattatttatatttaaaaacaaaaactattatcacaaattaaaatcatcaatttttatttaattaataattaataagaaAAGAAActgtataattatatatttacatactaaaatattataaaacaaaattatCGATAAGATATTTATCTTTTAATATaagaaataatataattatattattaataatatatatacattttggGGCGGCCCGCCTTGACTGAGTCCTTAGCCTATCCCGAGTTTTAGAACAATGGTTGCTACAAGACTATAATATACATTTTAACTATTTGATCTATCTTATGAAAAAGTATGTGATTGTGCTTAAAAAAATGCCATGGCAGCATTTGGAACCAAATTTGCAAACATTGCACCAAACAACGCCAAAAAGTCACAATGCACTAAACTCAAACACAAGCATCTCACTTCTTCTGCGATTCACTGTTGTATTGGAAGAAAAGTATTAGCTATATCAGACCGCAGCAACAAACAAAGAGCCGTATTATTTTCGACTACATTTTGAAACAGTAATACAGATTCCAGAAAATAGCAAGGGCATGGCAGACAAAATATACTTTCACGGCCATGGAAGCTCTCACATGATTCAATGTTCTTCAAAAGCTGTTTCCGGGAGacctaaaatgaacaaaatgtgtCAAGAAAGCAGGGCTTGACGTTTCTACTTCAACTTCTCCCTAGAGCCATCAGATCTCTAGTAAAAATATCCCAGCACTTGGCCGCCAACATTTTGTCGAATTGCTTCCTCATGATCCAAGACTCCATTTGGAGTTGTGATCACGACATAGCCCCACTGCACGCAGAGAAAATAATTTAgggatggtcaacatatttccTCATAACTCGAGGATCATGATGCAGAGACGTCATACAAGAATCACACGAGAATAACTTCTATAAATGATcataaatatacatatacaccCGGAAACTAAAGTTTAATAAGATTGCAAGAATTGCATGGTTTTAGGGTTCTAAACTAAAATTTTGGAGTTGATAGCTTAAATATGAAGTTATATATGACAAATTCCCAAGATGAGTCATGTTTTATCCATGAGTAATTGATGAGAATCACTGAACACTACAGGGCTACCTAGTCCAGTACAAAACCAAGTGGATTCGCAGGTATGATCGAGAGGCATACAGTAAAAAGTCGAGCCTTTTGTTCTTACTCTGAGATCAATAACCCATCATACATCATATTTAGACCAAACAAACGAGAACTGGGAAAAacgttattctcatttctacAATAAAGGTGCTTAAGTAGATAATTTTTCGATTGCAATGTTAGAAACAGTCATAAACGAATGTATTATAAATCTTAATTGTTGGGCACAATAATTGTTCATGCTGGTTAGAGCTATCGAAACACGGTGTTTGACATGTTGTGctgttatataatttaaaagatTTCAATTGCATCATTACCACCCGCAATAGTTTTTGTTAAAACGACAAGTGCTCGGTCCTACGGCTTTTAATAATGCGACAAGcattcggtcctacaattgTATCAAAGCCAAGATCACGGGCTTGATTCTCATTGATTACAATAAGTGCAATTATCGAGAAAGAGATTGTTGAGTtcaataattgtctctgctgGTTATAACAATCGAAACGTGGTGCTTGAGCAGTTGTACGGTTTAAAATTTTGAGTTGCACCGTTATTATTCactataaatttttataaatcaacgTGCGCTCGACCCTacgtaaagaaaaacaaatgTACTTCCCAGATGTCAATACTTCATTTAACTACTCATCATAAATGATTCTACCAAATATATCCAAACCAGACGCAACAAATCTTGAACTCCAACAAAAATCTACAATTTCACCGTTCCTCCACGACGTGCAGGCATGACAAAATCTAAGCAGTCACAATAACACAAACTTCAAATGTGAGGAAAATACACAAACCTGGCGTGTTGGAAGAGCACGGGTTTTGTATTTCTCGATGTCCTGAGACTTCATGTCTTGTCTATACGTGAGAGCACGGCAATCTTTAACCCTCCCCAGTAGCTCAACGGTTATCCTCCCCACCCTTTGTGGATCATGCACTTGAAAATCTTTAATGTACCCTGTGATTTCAAAACCATCACACTTTTCTGCCCCACTATAGTTCTCAAAGCTTCATATGGATTAAGGAATTCAGTGATGGAAAAGTGAAAAACAAAAGCAGAATCAATAAACACTTCATTCCTTTCGTTTGCCAATtggaaatattaaaaaaaaatattcaaggACCACTTCTCAGTTCTCACAATCAAACTAGTTCGATCGGCTACTttaaaactcttattttcacTACACTCCAATATCAAACTCAACCTCGCAAAAAATCTCATTCTTTCGAAACAGTCCGAAGAACAAATCCAATcaatttgatcatcttaaaTTCCAAGTAATTGGCACCACTCAAAATCAACGAAGAACACATACAGATTCGCTACACAAGAATAGATAAATTTTAGACTAAGTATACCTCTAAATTTCATGATTCGAAGAAAAGAAGCCATGCCATTAGAGATGGGGTTGATCTCAGCTGAAGCGAAACCTCTCTTTTCGGCATTGACGATGGTTCTCAAGGCGTCGTTCAGTATTCTTCTTCCCATTTCTGCTGCTCCTCGTCTTGTGCGGCAGCTCCAATCCCCTCTGATGCGCTTCGGTGGGCAACAAATTTGGGTTTAGTTACTTTTTTGGCCTCGCTCTTCTGGCCCAATACAGCCTCGTTTGTGTCATTTTTAATTTTacctatttaaaaatatatatatatattatttactttaatttttgaaaaaatagattgtcttttttattaaaaagaattaaattaattttctcTAAAACAAAATTCATTAATCAAAAGTTAAaaaagtataaataaattttttaaatttatccgAGTTGACCATTAGCTCATTTTTTTAGCATGTATTTTTTAGCACTTTAGTTggattataaaatatttatataattaataacaaAAACTTGGGTGAGATCGGCTCACggttcgtattttgtgagacatatattttatttggatcatccatgaaaaaatattactttttatatcaaGAGTGTTACTTTTATCgtaaatatcgatagggtttATCTATCTCACAATAAATATTCATGTCACAAGAGACTAAGTCGTAATTAAttaccaattttttttattaatgaaattttttttcacAATTAGAATGACAATAATTtcttagttttatctttttattttgtttctgaaatctaaatcatctttattttttctgtaacaataaaaaaaaaggcAGAGTGAAAAGGATTTGTTTCCAaaacatatacatacacatcAGTATATTGAGAGAGAAAATCTGAATCAGCCTCCTTTGTAATAATAATCGGTGTTGCGTTTTTCCATGAACTCACTGAATAATGGTTGAATCTGAATCCGAATTCTCTCTGTTAGCTCTGATCTTTCTCAATTCCTTAAACTTTTCTTGATGAACTGAAGATAGGGAGGAATTGAGATCAGCTGTTGCCTTTTGATATTGTTTTGTTGTCGCTTTTGATTTTTTTCGATTGTCGAGGAGAATGAACGGTGCTGATGGTGAAGAGCTGGATTCAGCTGCGTTGGGTCCGCCAGCGCTCGAGTGGAAATTTTCTCAGGTGTTTGGCGAGCGGACTGCCGGAGAAGAAGTACAGGAAGGTagattttttgttgttgatttTATGAGtgaggaaaatattttttcttttggtTTGGATCTTCTCGTTAGGGTTTGGATTTCTATTATTTGATCCCTTTTGGGTTTGTTAACTGCTTGATTTAGCaggatttcagtatgtttgattGTGAATTAGTGATCTGCATGCCAttattttgatcaatgatgcaaAAGGTTAATGGTGTGGGTGTGAAGTGAAAAGAGTTCAGCTTTAGTTTGATGGTGGGTTTTCATGCGGGATGAACCTGGTTTTTGGCCTAAGAATGTGTTATACTGTGGGTTTTGATTACTTTGATCATGTTTGGTATGTCTTTGAAATTGTTTTGTGTATGGTCAGTTTGAAGATGATGCAACTTTATAGCTTGAACTCCGAACTATTTTTATGTTGTTGGGGAAGTGAGAGCTGGTCTCTTTATACACTTCATTCAGTGACTGAGCCAGAGTTGGATGTCTTTCCACAACTGTGCTACTGTTGTTTTGTAGGTCTACCAATTTGTGACGTGGTGCTGGGTGTAAGGTTTTCTGCCAACTTTTGGCCCTGTCTGTTGCTTGTAGCCTTGGacagctttttttttttttaatcttggACTGGAGCTGCAGCTTATATACttttgttgtttttggtctTTGGTATGAATAACCGTCAAAATATGTTCTATTGCTTCCAAAATCTTTTATGGGTTGCAAGGGTTCAGGTTCAGGACTTCACATGCTTTACCCAAGTTCACTGATCTGACTGACCTATTATGAGATTCAAAATGATGCTTGTATTTTCGATGCCTTAACGGGGCCATTCAAAACATGCTTGTGTGGTGTCACTTAAACTGAAAAGACAAAAATTATGTCTATTTACAATTTTGTTTCCATATAAGAGGGAATGTCATCTCTTTTTGTCAGTTATTCATTTATCAACTTTTGTCGCTTAGTTTAATTTGCAATCACATGACATGCTGTTCAATGTACACCTTGGGTGGGTCAAATTAGCATACTGGTTCATGTAGAGGGGGCGGTGAGTAGGAGGAGGGCAAGAAAATTTGTGAGCTGTTATGTTATTGGGTTGATCATTCTAAAATAGACTGTGATCAATTATAGATTTTTTTATTCGATACTGGGTTTTTTGCCATGTTTGGTTTTCTGCCATGTTTGGTTTTCATTATCTAACTCgtgcaaaaaaagaaaaaaaaattagtcgCGATCTGCACATATGTTAAGAATTGGGCTCCATTGTCTTTTGCAAAAGTGTAAATTGTGACATGTGTAAGCTGAAGCAGGTGATGATCATCTTGTTGTAATTTTTATTCTTTATACGTAATTGGACTTCAACTGTTAGAAAGGCTGAAGTTTGAAATTTTACTTACTTCTGAATTGCATGTTTTACTGTGTACTTTCTTAACCTTAAATAACTTAAAATGCCATTTATTAGAGACACGGTAAGGACAAGTATTCTGCAGAATCGCAGATTCAATTAGTTCAATTGCAATTAGCTTCTCAGCCAAATTTTTACCGTTGATCCGCTAAAGATTTTTCTAATTTATTTGGTTATTCatagattttattattttacatCGCTTACAGTTTCCCATTTAGTGAAAAGTTTATGGGTACATTGCTCTTATTTTATGAATCTGTTCCTCTTCTTGAGTAGATAAGAACATTGATAGCAGCGgtttgtattatatttttttcttaatttttccTGAATCATGTTTCCAGTGGTTGTCCGTGTTATAATTTAATAGGAACCGTGACTCGAAAATTTAGGGTGCAACTCAAAACTGTGCTTTTATTTTGAATTCTTTTTATGGCAGTTGACATCATATCCGCAATAGAGTTCGACAAAACTGGTGATCATCTGGCTACTGGTGACCGCGGTGGAAGGGTGGTCTTATTTGAAAGGACCGATGTGAAAGAGGTAAGGTCAACATCTGATGGTTTTATTTAATTGGTGACATGTTCATCTTGAAAAAATATCTTCTATTCACAAGTTTTGATTGCAGCATGGGGGAAATCGTAGAGATTTAGAGATGATGGACTATCCGATTAGACATCCAGAGTTTCGCTACAAAACTGAATTTCAGAGCCATGAACCAGaggtatttatttaaatttcagcCCGTGTCAAATTATTGTTATCTGGGGTCTACCTTCGAGATTCAATCATTTTTTCAAATGCACAGGCCTTGATTTAACATAAAGGCTTCTGTTTTCAAATGGACAAATTGCTTGAAGGCATCCATTGCTTTCACTGTTTTTAATTCCTTTTCCCCGATGGAAAAATTGGATAAAAGTTTGAATCGTAATAATATAGCGTGAAAATCTTTTTCCTTCAGTTTGATTATCTCAAGAGTTTGGAAATTGAGGAGAAAATCAACAAGATTCGATGGTGTCAAACTGCTAATGGTGCACTCTTTCTTCTTTCAACGAATGACAAAACTATTAAGTTTTGGAAGGTTAGATATTGAATTTTTCGTTTTTGTTAAGTATTTTTGTGGTGTTGAGATATAATATGTTATGATAGTTAATACTTTGTGGTTGTTTGTTGTGGTAATTATGCATTCAGACTTATGCTCATCTTATTCGTATTCTGAATTTGTTTTTCTCAGATTGTAATTGATTTTGAATGCTGTCCTTAATTTTCCTTCAATGTATTTTTAGGAGTTAAGACATTGATTAATACAACTTTTTGGCATTACTAAATTACTTTCACCAACTCCAGAATTTTTCACTCTACACATGTTGGTTGGTTCAATTTCCATATCTTTTTTTTCTCGGAAATGTCTTTTTATGACCAAACTACATTAAATGTGGGTTCATTTATTTAATACATTTACACCATTATGAGATGAGAATTGACTATTCATCAAAATTTACATACGATTTAGATAAAATAAACTATATTTTGTTTTTTGGTTTGAGATTAGTAACCAACAAAACCTGCTATGACTTGACATTTACAGTGGAAAATGTCCCCCGAAACAAACTTAAATATATAGTGAGCACTCCTGTGAACTTTTGGTACAAATTTCCCttgaatattttgagaaaaagTAAGAAATCCGGAAACAAAACCAAAAACAGCCTTTGGTTTTCAATTTGCAAACTTGCCTAATGGTTGTTTGAAACAGGTTCAAGAgaagaagatcaagaaaatatctgatatgaatgttGACCCATCTAAACTAGCTGGAAATCATACTGTTGCAAGCTCCAGTGTTACTTCGAATCCTAAATTGCGTCTTGCAAATGGTGGCAGTCCTGATCGATTTTACAACCGCTTGAGCAATGACTTATCCTTTCCACCTGGGGGCATCTCCTCGCTTCGATTACCAGTGGTAGTCGTATTTAACTAAGCTACACTTCTATTTGTGATGTAAAGAATTCTGTGTTATGCACCATCTTTTTTATGTGTTTGGTCAAAAATTGGTTGTTAGGTTTTAGTAAATGAAAGCTATTTGGTTTGTTGTCCATTCTTCTCTATTTCGAACatgtaaaatccattttgtcTACTGAATGATTTAATATGCCTGGGTATGTAGTCTCATAACCTTTATGGCTTCCTCATAACTGTTGAATTTTGAACTGTGGTGTTTAGTGATGACATCATTAGGATCAATTGCTCAACCCTCACTCTTAAAATTATTGTAGGCATTCCCTCAAAATTAACTTATGCACGTCATGATTGTAAGtacaatttaatattttatcacTCACTTTGTTTCTTGTGACTCTTGATGGTACAATCTATAGGTCACATGCAGTGAGACCAGTCTTGTTGCGAGATGTAGGAGAGTATATGCCCATGCCCATGATTACCATATCAATTCTATATCAAATAACAGGTAAAGGTCCAAAATTTATCTCATCTTATTATACCTGCATATATGTGGGACAGCTAGAATTATTTTGatgattgaaaaaaaaatggcaTAGTTAGGTTCTCATCTTTGGTGAGAGAACTCTAGTCATAGTAGTAAGACTTGGGGACGATGATCATTTATCCACGAGGGGAAGGAATATTGTAGAGAATTGTGTTTCCCAAGTATCTGCCTCGAATTACGAAAAGAGAAAATAGAGCTGTGTGGATGGCATTGATTTGTGGTCATTCGATGCccctttccttttcctttgcCCATGCATCTTTCCTTACCGGGGCGGCTTCTACTGTTGTGACTTCATGAAAGGGTGGTCATTGCTGTTGACATGTTAGCAACGAAAAATAATAATCACTAGGTTTTAGCCTGATGACATGTCGTCCTTAGTTTCTATTGATTTTCATTTGTCTGGTTTCATGATTAATTCATATTTGGAATGCTTGCAGCGACGGTGAAACATTTATATCATCAGATGATCTACGAATAAATCTTTGGAACCTGGAAATAAGTAATCAAAGTTTCAACATCGTTGACGTGAAGCCCACAAATATGGAGGATCTGACTGGTGTGTTTTTTTGTTTATCTTCTTTCTTCATATATCTTTTTCAACAGTTTCTAATTATCACTTCTGGCGTAAGATTTTGTATCATTTCCTCTTAAGTGCTTGATGATTGTCATGATAAATGTTAAGTGACATACAGACTGGAAAAGGGGTCATATCAAGAGGTTTAAGGCTACTGTAATTCTTGCTCTCTGATATGTGATATGTCTCTCTTAAAATGTAATTAAATGTCTGGGAACttcatttttttgtaaaaaggTTGAAAGAACAAGTTGTGGGGTAATCTTATGTTCACTTATATTTGTTTCTTTTTGCAGAGGTAATAACTTCAGCTGAATTCCATCCTTCTCATTGCAACATGTTAGCATATAGTAGTTCAAAGGGATCAATTCGTCTCGTTGATCTGCGACAATCTGCCCTGTGTGATTCACATTCGAAACTGTAAGTGACGGATTGTATTACGGTCTTCTGATTaatgattttgtattttatctgctttttaataaaaactcaATAAATTTTCTTAAGAAGTTGAATGCTAATCGTGGGGAATTCTAAGTACTTTGTGAGGGGAGTTTTTTGTGCTCCAAGCCTCTGTTTTCTTGTGTTTTTATTGGATGAAAGATTAATTTTCATTCGTGAACAGATTCGAGGAACAGGAAGGCACCTGGTTCAAGATCATTTTTCACTGAGATAATTGCTTCGATTTCAGATATTAAGTTCGCGAAGGATGGAAGATATATTCTTAGTCGAGATTACATGACCCTTAAGGTTTTATTTTCTGTAGTTATTTTTGCACTTTTATCTTTATTGGTTGTTAATATTCTAATTGGCCAACGAGTTCGTTGTTGTTACTTTTCTGTTTACTTCGTGCTGATTTAGTTGATGGTAGTGAGTGCCTTTGGGCACTGTTTGCTCAGTAAAGAATGCGGGCTGGATACAATATAGTTTCCATGACTATTTTAATGTTAGAAAAATGCATTTGTTATCATGAATAAGTGGTTCAAGATAAATATTGAACGAAAACTGTTGCTCTCAGATTAACTTGCCATATTTTATATGAAATTCCAAAACTTAAAGCTTAAGTTTGGCACTGGAAATTGGATATGATATTGTAATTCAGTTATGCTATTTCGCTGACTGCATAGAAACTATTTAAATGCATTGCTTGTAGAATAACAGGATTCCGTAGTTTTTTGAGTTTCCTTGGATTTCACATTGCTATTTTCAGTGTCATAATTTCAATTTGTTTTTCACTGATCGAATATAAATTGGTTTCAGTTGTGGGACGTTAACATGGATGCTGGTCCAATTGCAACTTTCCAGGTTCATGAGCATTTAAGACCAAAGGTGAGTTGTCCTTGCTCCTGGACTATTTTGCCCGATGCTTTTTTGTGACTCTTGAGCTGATCAAATGTTGTTATTTTAATATTGTCATGTCCAGCTCTGTGACTTGTATGAAAATGACTCCATTTTTGATAAATTTGAATGCTGTCTGAGTGGTGATGGTCACCGAGTGGCTACTGGTTCTTACAAGTAGGTTCAAGTTTGTGCTCAGTTTTATCCTACTGTCATTTGCATGTATGTCTCTCCAATAAAAATGTGACAAATACTTGGTATGATTCAGCAATATGTTCCGCGTGTTTGGCTGTGCTCCGGGCAGTACTGAAGCCACTTCCCTAGAAGCGAGCAAAAATCCAATGAGGTACTACTACCAgttttaagttttgaattttcgGGCTACTACCAgttttaagttttgaattttcgGGCTAACTCAAGTCTTTGTGCTCATCTTTGCTGGTTACGGACAACTCTCTTTCAGAAGGCAGGTCCAGAACCCTTCGAGGCCTTCCAGATCGTTGAGCAGTAGCATCACTCGTGTTGTCAGAAGAGGTATGATTCTCATTCCCAACTCTTCATCTACTTGGTTTTTGTGTCCATGTAACATAATCTCAACTGAAAATAATGTCGGGGTCTATGTTGCAGGTGCAGAAACTCCGGGAGTTGATACAAATGGGAATTCATTTGACTCCACTACAAAACTACTCCACCTTGCGTGGCACCCATCTGAAAACTCAATCGCTTGTGCTGCTGCAAAtagcttgtatatgtattatgcATAAAAAAACACAAATCCTGAACACCGGTTAACATTTTTGGGTGACTCATTTGAAGATGCCTCTTTCATCTAATAGAAGAGAAGGTCGATCAATTTCTCAAGCCTCCATACTCCATGCTTCGAGTGCTGTGTTTCATAAGCGACCATGACAAATTTCGGAACATATCTGCGTGTCTTTGTTGTTACCTGAGCAGACAACTGTATTCCCATTCACCTTCCGCTGTTTTACCACCCTcaacatttttatttattttttcacttCTCATCAAAGGAAAAGATGTAGTTCTCCTGTTCTTTCTGTGTTGTGTTGGGTCTGGTCTGTTCGTCTCGTGTAGAAATCTGGAGGGAATGTGATTGTAGCTCTCCTACATACAGAAACTAAGGTGGTCTTATGTTTGCTCCTAGTTCTAAGGTAAATGTTAGTTTTATTCTGAAAATTCATTAAATTTCATTGTAGCATGATGCTTGTACTTGTTTCTTTTATAGGAATGATCATTATGGCCTTTATTCACCTTCTCATTTAATATTTCTTTTGTAGAAGTGTTCAACTTTGTCTTTATTTACTTGTACACAATAATTTTTGCTTAGAGGCAAGGTGATTCTTTAAAGGACAAATTTGGTTTTTTCCTCGGttctttttatatttttagtgGGTGTGTTCAACGGAGGGATTTAATGACTttcaatcatttttttaaatgatagattTTCGTAGATTTGGTatatttttgttgacttttaTAGAATCTCACGGATTTGTAAATAGATTTTCATTGACTTTTGTGGATTTTttgcaagttttttttttaaacatctgtatatatatatattattatttcgtTGAAATAGTAAttatttgatataaataatatattcatttcgaattaaattttttaatataaataaatttacttatttaaaaaataaatatgtttaatatatgaggaaaaaaaaacaatttaatttAACTAAATCAAAACTTCCACCTATTCAACATGCataaatgataaatcaataaatttttaattaataatatataacaaattTTTATATCCATATATATTATAACATGCataaatgataaatcaataaatttttaattattaataatatataaaaatttaaagggAAAAATTTCAATAACTCCCCATATCCCTTCCAAACTTTATCCTTACTCCCTATCCCTCAAATTCTTTGTTTTAGCTccccaatattttaaaattttcaataatacccttatctttttattttgtaattgatttttcttttttaaaataatggcccatcatgcttccgtaaaataaattaaatcttttacctctttgaccgaa is drawn from Primulina eburnea isolate SZY01 chromosome 10, ASM2296580v1, whole genome shotgun sequence and contains these coding sequences:
- the LOC140803972 gene encoding small ribosomal subunit protein uS8my-like, whose product is MGRRILNDALRTIVNAEKRGFASAEINPISNGMASFLRIMKFRGYIKDFQVHDPQRVGRITVELLGRVKDCRALTYRQDMKSQDIEKYKTRALPTRQWGYVVITTPNGVLDHEEAIRQNVGGQVLGYFY